One Deltaproteobacteria bacterium DNA window includes the following coding sequences:
- a CDS encoding GMC family oxidoreductase, with protein sequence MTEARWATPLGPDVAHGGEVDACVIGSGAGGAPVAMTLARAGYRVVVLEKGPAYDARDFLRDELRTSRRDFFVPAVTEEPHVKVEADGRARKTNEAWTANCVGGATVHFSGFTYRLHPEDLRLRSLLGPVEGSTLTDWPITFEALEPYYERAEVELGISGVAGRNPFERRRRPYPLPPLPENGMAELVDRACAELGLHSYPTPRALLSEAWQGRAACRRTFFCGSYGCETGAKSSALAALLPKALATGRCQIRPLCMVHRLETDASGRVVGVRYFDPQGREQRLRAAVVVVACSAVESARLLLLSRGAAHREGLSNETGLVGRNLMFAGFGGGEAEFRRDDPRISAIDWREPFVNRSFQDLYVLDRGTDRPRKGGTVGFLLPHYNPIHAAEQLAVLGRAEPLWGKALKDALRRRAREIRALEFEVFSETLPTAGSRVTLDPEVKDRRGLPVARFEVRQHAMDREVNSVLVDRAVGVLKAMKASDVRVSARGRQTYFLQGGTCRFGAEPESSVLDVDCRSRTAPNLFVTDGSFMPTSGAVPNTLTIEANALRVADRIVALGAAHELFRPRR encoded by the coding sequence ATGACCGAGGCGCGCTGGGCCACGCCGCTCGGACCCGACGTGGCGCACGGGGGCGAGGTGGACGCCTGCGTGATCGGTAGCGGCGCCGGCGGTGCGCCCGTGGCGATGACCCTCGCCCGCGCCGGGTATCGGGTCGTGGTGCTCGAGAAGGGGCCGGCCTACGACGCGCGGGATTTCCTTCGCGACGAGCTTCGCACCTCGCGGCGGGACTTCTTCGTCCCGGCGGTGACCGAGGAGCCGCACGTCAAGGTCGAGGCCGACGGCCGCGCAAGGAAGACGAACGAGGCGTGGACCGCCAACTGCGTGGGCGGCGCGACCGTGCACTTCAGCGGGTTCACCTATCGGCTGCACCCCGAGGACCTTCGGCTGCGGTCGCTCCTCGGGCCCGTCGAGGGGAGCACGCTCACCGACTGGCCGATCACCTTCGAGGCGCTCGAGCCCTACTACGAGCGGGCCGAGGTGGAGCTCGGCATCTCGGGGGTCGCGGGAAGAAACCCCTTCGAGCGCCGGCGTCGTCCGTACCCGTTGCCGCCGCTCCCCGAAAACGGCATGGCCGAGCTCGTGGACCGCGCCTGCGCCGAGCTCGGACTCCACAGCTACCCGACCCCGCGCGCGCTCCTCTCCGAGGCCTGGCAGGGGCGGGCCGCGTGCCGGCGCACCTTCTTCTGCGGGAGCTACGGGTGCGAGACGGGGGCCAAGTCCTCGGCGCTCGCCGCGCTCTTGCCCAAGGCGCTCGCGACCGGTCGCTGCCAGATCCGGCCCCTGTGCATGGTGCACCGGCTCGAGACCGACGCCTCGGGCCGGGTGGTGGGGGTGCGCTACTTCGACCCGCAGGGACGCGAGCAGCGCCTGCGCGCGGCGGTGGTCGTCGTCGCGTGCTCGGCCGTGGAGTCGGCGCGGCTGCTGCTCCTCTCCCGGGGGGCGGCCCATCGCGAGGGCCTCTCCAACGAGACGGGACTCGTCGGGCGGAACCTGATGTTCGCTGGGTTCGGCGGCGGCGAGGCCGAGTTTCGTCGCGACGACCCGCGCATCTCGGCCATCGACTGGCGCGAGCCGTTCGTCAACCGCTCGTTTCAGGACCTCTACGTGCTCGACCGGGGGACCGACCGACCCCGCAAGGGGGGCACGGTGGGTTTCCTCCTGCCGCACTACAATCCGATCCACGCCGCGGAGCAGCTCGCCGTGCTCGGCCGGGCGGAGCCTCTGTGGGGCAAGGCGCTCAAGGACGCGCTCCGGCGGCGCGCCCGAGAGATCCGGGCGCTCGAGTTCGAGGTCTTTTCCGAGACGCTCCCGACGGCCGGGTCGCGGGTCACCCTCGATCCGGAGGTCAAGGACCGCCGAGGTCTGCCCGTGGCGCGCTTCGAGGTGCGGCAGCACGCGATGGACCGCGAGGTGAACTCGGTGCTGGTCGACCGCGCCGTGGGGGTGCTGAAGGCGATGAAGGCGAGCGACGTGCGGGTCAGCGCGCGCGGGCGCCAGACCTACTTCCTGCAGGGCGGCACCTGCCGTTTCGGCGCGGAACCGGAGAGCTCGGTGCTGGACGTGGATTGCCGCTCGCGCACCGCGCCGAACCTCTTCGTGACCGACGGCAGCTTCATGCCCACGAGCGGTGCCGTGCCGAACACGCTGACCATCGAGGCCAACGCGCTGCGCGTGGCGGACCGCATCGTTGCGCTCGGCGCGGCGCACGAGCTCTTTCGCCCGCGGCGGTGA